One Sphingomonas sabuli genomic region harbors:
- a CDS encoding winged helix-turn-helix transcriptional regulator: MGQGETKRRYDDACGLAHALDLIGERWSMLILRELAYGSRRFSEIKADLPGISANVLTQRLAELERRGLVVRRKLPPPASVQVYEATPWALEAATVIGQLGRWAARSPQHDPTLPLSHAAIMMSLETMIDAGRAGDLSGTFEFSFGDIVYTGVLGDGRFAVTRAPSPGSDVRIAATPHALAGVIYNGAPIDLISVEGDVALAKRFFTLFPLPAKAY; this comes from the coding sequence ATGGGACAAGGCGAGACCAAACGGCGGTACGACGACGCCTGCGGACTGGCCCACGCGCTGGACCTGATCGGCGAACGGTGGTCGATGCTGATCCTGCGCGAACTCGCTTACGGGTCGCGCCGCTTTTCCGAAATCAAGGCCGACCTGCCGGGGATCAGCGCAAACGTGCTCACCCAGCGGCTGGCCGAACTCGAACGGCGCGGACTGGTGGTGCGGCGCAAGCTGCCGCCGCCGGCCTCGGTGCAGGTGTACGAAGCGACGCCCTGGGCCCTGGAAGCTGCGACCGTGATCGGACAGCTCGGCCGCTGGGCGGCGCGCAGTCCGCAGCACGACCCAACCCTGCCGCTCAGCCATGCAGCAATCATGATGTCGCTCGAAACGATGATCGATGCGGGGCGCGCGGGCGACCTGTCCGGGACGTTCGAATTCAGCTTCGGCGACATCGTTTACACCGGCGTTCTGGGCGACGGGCGATTCGCCGTCACGCGCGCGCCGTCGCCGGGCAGCGACGTGCGCATCGCCGCGACACCCCACGCGCTGGCCGGCGTGATCTATAACGGGGCGCCGATCGACCTTATTTCGGTGGAGGGAGACGTCGCGCTCGCCAAGCGTTTCTTCACGCTCTTCCCACTGCCGGCGAAGGCCTACTGA
- a CDS encoding glutathione S-transferase family protein gives MPLNDDAAIEITGFAWVPPFAQGVVRDLRARWALEEAGLDYRARLFGQQRPPEYLGEQPFDQVPVLRDGDVQIFETGAIVQYIAEKAGVLLPADTAGRYRAIQWSYAALNSVEPSLLNLVLIDLFYAGEEWARLRRPGAADFARLKLKRVSDWLGDKDYLDGAEFSIGDLIMTTVLRGVRHTDMVAQFDNLAAYVARCEARPAFQRALADQMQTYRENEPEGAAA, from the coding sequence ATGCCGCTGAACGACGATGCAGCGATCGAGATCACCGGCTTTGCCTGGGTCCCGCCCTTTGCGCAGGGCGTGGTGCGCGACCTGCGCGCGCGGTGGGCGCTTGAGGAAGCGGGGCTGGACTATCGCGCCCGGCTGTTCGGCCAGCAGCGGCCGCCCGAATATCTGGGCGAGCAGCCGTTCGACCAGGTGCCGGTGCTGCGCGACGGCGATGTCCAGATTTTCGAAACCGGGGCGATCGTACAATATATCGCCGAGAAAGCTGGGGTATTGCTCCCCGCCGACACGGCCGGCCGCTATCGCGCTATCCAGTGGAGCTATGCCGCGCTCAACAGCGTCGAGCCGTCCCTGCTCAACCTCGTCCTTATCGACCTTTTCTACGCCGGGGAGGAATGGGCCAGGCTTCGCCGTCCCGGCGCTGCGGACTTCGCCCGCCTCAAGCTCAAGCGCGTGTCTGACTGGCTGGGCGACAAGGATTATCTCGACGGCGCCGAATTCAGCATCGGCGACCTGATCATGACCACCGTGCTGCGCGGCGTGCGCCACACGGACATGGTCGCGCAATTCGACAATCTTGCCGCTTATGTCGCCCGCTGCGAGGCACGCCCCGCTTTTCAGCGCGCGCTGGCCGACCAGATGCAAACCTATCGCGAAAACGAACCGGAAGGAGCAGCCGCATGA
- a CDS encoding VOC family protein: MDKLTTVLWFDHGEARKAAEFYAATFPDSSVGDAMAAPGDYPDGHAGDELTVNFTVLGRAFSGLNGGPNFTPNESVSFMVVTEDQAETDKYWNAIVGNGGQESDCGWCKDKWGFSWQITPRVLLEGNSDPNPAVAKRVFTAMMNMKKIDVARIEAAIAGETEDA, translated from the coding sequence ATGGACAAGCTGACGACGGTGCTGTGGTTCGACCATGGCGAGGCGCGCAAGGCCGCCGAATTCTATGCCGCGACCTTTCCCGACAGTTCGGTCGGCGATGCGATGGCCGCGCCCGGCGATTATCCCGACGGCCACGCGGGCGACGAGCTGACGGTCAACTTCACCGTCCTCGGCCGCGCCTTTTCGGGCCTCAACGGCGGCCCCAACTTCACCCCCAACGAATCGGTCAGCTTCATGGTCGTGACCGAGGACCAGGCCGAGACCGACAAGTATTGGAATGCGATCGTCGGCAACGGCGGGCAGGAAAGCGATTGCGGCTGGTGCAAGGACAAGTGGGGCTTTTCCTGGCAGATCACCCCGCGCGTCCTGCTGGAGGGCAATAGCGACCCCAACCCCGCCGTCGCTAAGCGCGTGTTCACGGCGATGATGAACATGAAGAAGATTGATGTCGCCAGGATCGAGGCGGCGATCGCGGGCGAGACCGAAGATGCGTAA
- a CDS encoding BolA family protein produces the protein MDAPATGPVAREMIDRLQALDPTRLELVDDSEKHRGHGGYNPSGESHFTLTIESAHFAGKSRVERQRLVHRALGEMVGERVHALSIKARAPGE, from the coding sequence ATGGACGCACCTGCCACCGGCCCCGTCGCACGCGAAATGATCGACCGTTTGCAAGCGCTGGACCCGACGCGGCTGGAGCTGGTCGACGACAGCGAAAAGCATCGCGGCCACGGCGGATACAACCCGTCGGGCGAGAGCCATTTCACGCTGACCATCGAAAGCGCGCACTTCGCCGGCAAGTCGCGAGTCGAGCGCCAGCGGCTGGTCCACCGGGCACTGGGCGAGATGGTCGGCGAGCGCGTCCACGCCTTGTCGATCAAGGCACGGGCGCCGGGAGAATAA
- a CDS encoding glutathione S-transferase family protein gives MSLTLYAHPFSSFCWKVQIALDADGTAYEYRNVDPAHPGVMDELKALWPLGKFPLLVDDGEVVAETSCIIEHLQVRHPGPNVWIPEGDLGRRVRFLDRVFDLHVQGNMQPSVNHAIWPDGEGLPAERGIAALRLTYDWLEANLPDAQWAAGDAFTMADCAAAPALFYADWVDPIGDTRPRLSAYRARLLAHPAVSKSVEGARPYRPYFPLGAPDRD, from the coding sequence GTGAGCCTCACGCTTTACGCGCACCCGTTCAGCTCGTTCTGCTGGAAAGTGCAGATCGCGCTCGACGCCGACGGCACGGCTTACGAGTATCGCAACGTCGACCCCGCGCATCCCGGCGTGATGGACGAGTTGAAGGCGCTGTGGCCGCTCGGGAAATTCCCGCTGCTGGTCGATGACGGCGAGGTCGTCGCGGAAACCAGCTGCATCATCGAGCATTTGCAAGTCCGTCATCCCGGACCCAACGTGTGGATTCCCGAAGGCGATCTGGGCCGGCGCGTGCGCTTTCTCGACCGCGTCTTCGATCTTCACGTCCAGGGCAACATGCAGCCGAGCGTCAATCACGCGATCTGGCCCGACGGCGAGGGCCTGCCCGCCGAGCGCGGGATCGCCGCGCTGCGGCTGACCTACGATTGGCTGGAAGCGAACCTGCCGGACGCCCAATGGGCCGCGGGCGACGCGTTCACCATGGCCGACTGCGCCGCCGCGCCCGCCTTGTTCTATGCAGACTGGGTCGACCCGATCGGCGACACGCGCCCCCGCCTGTCCGCTTACCGGGCGCGGCTGCTCGCCCATCCGGCGGTGTCGAAATCGGTCGAGGGCGCGCGGCCCTATCGCCCCTATTTCCCGCTTGGCGCGCCCGACCGCGATTGA
- the cobS gene encoding cobaltochelatase subunit CobS, with amino-acid sequence MNDIANVNPESRSETVMTAPDRMVKVREVFGVDSDMEVPAFSEADERVPDLDPAYVFDANTTLAVCAGFANNRRVMVQGYHGTGKSTHIEQVAARLNWPLIRINLDAHISRIDLVGRDAIVLRDGQQVTEFREGLLPWALQHPVALVFDEYDAGRPDVMFVIQRVLETEGKLTLLDQNRVIRPNPWFRLFATTNTVGLGDTTGLYHGTQAINQGQMDRWNIVTTLNYLPAEIEARIVLAKSGEYDSPDGKGTVDKMIKVAELSRQGFVNGDISTVMSPRTVISWAQNALIFGDVGFAFRVSFLNKCDESERAIVAEYYQRVFGSDLPESIVAKV; translated from the coding sequence ATGAACGACATTGCCAATGTGAATCCCGAAAGCCGCTCCGAAACGGTGATGACCGCGCCCGACCGGATGGTGAAGGTGCGCGAGGTTTTCGGGGTCGATTCGGACATGGAAGTGCCGGCGTTCAGCGAGGCGGACGAGCGCGTTCCCGACCTCGACCCGGCCTATGTGTTCGACGCCAATACCACGCTGGCGGTGTGCGCGGGCTTCGCCAACAACCGCCGGGTGATGGTCCAGGGCTATCACGGCACCGGCAAGTCGACCCACATCGAACAGGTCGCTGCGCGCCTCAACTGGCCGCTGATCCGGATCAACCTCGACGCGCACATCAGCCGCATCGACCTGGTCGGGCGCGATGCGATCGTGCTGCGCGACGGCCAGCAGGTGACCGAATTCCGCGAAGGCCTGCTGCCGTGGGCGCTGCAGCACCCGGTGGCGCTGGTGTTCGACGAATATGACGCGGGACGGCCGGACGTGATGTTCGTCATCCAGCGCGTGCTGGAAACCGAAGGCAAGCTGACGCTGCTCGACCAGAACCGGGTGATCCGGCCCAATCCGTGGTTTCGGTTGTTCGCGACAACCAACACCGTCGGGCTGGGCGACACCACCGGCCTCTATCACGGCACGCAGGCGATCAATCAGGGCCAGATGGACCGCTGGAACATCGTCACCACGCTCAATTACCTGCCGGCCGAGATCGAGGCGCGGATCGTGCTCGCCAAGTCGGGCGAATATGACAGCCCGGACGGCAAGGGCACAGTCGACAAGATGATCAAGGTCGCCGAGCTCAGCCGCCAGGGCTTCGTCAATGGCGACATTTCGACCGTCATGAGCCCGCGCACGGTGATCAGCTGGGCGCAGAACGCGCTGATCTTCGGCGATGTCGGCTTCGCCTTCCGCGTGTCGTTCCTCAACAAGTGCGACGAATCGGAACGCGCGATCGTCGCGGAATATTACCAGCGGGTGTTCGGCAGCGACCTGCCCGAAAGCATCGTCGCCAAGGTTTAG
- a CDS encoding autotransporter outer membrane beta-barrel domain-containing protein: protein MRVLFTTTALSGAALFAAVSAQAQTVISTAVTNPVATSGQDLKISSTGSVKPTSGTAVTMNSNNSVENDGDIAIRGASDAIGILANPNTNGTITNSGSIVIDEDYTQKDDDNDGDLDGLFALGNNRFGIRVSGPHTGNVINSGDILVEGNQSAGIALDGPLTGSLNSSGKVEVLGNDSVGIRTGSVSGNIAITSGSISVQGANAVGLMVGGDVGGALTLQGAITSTGYRYPQAPTDPSKLDADDLLQGGSAVVVGGNVAGGILLDVRPANTDEDDTDEDNDGIADAQEGNGSLTSYGAAPALAIGSATRDIAIGEVGSTGYGLVLKGNVSGIGVYDGVSATAISIGSPGHAVDIAGGASISGAVAANAVKADATAVHVRSGATVPTVEVDGLVRASTSGSDTATAQAILIGAGADVTSIRNKGIIEAVAGDGGTFAAIVDRSGSVRQIVNKGSISAGTAIDVSANTTGVTIRQSAGATGKPAPSITGSILLGSGNDFLDIRTGKINGTIDFGGGSDRFNLGGNYSGHLLNSGGTAVTLGAGSVLGVTNTGTVNLNSLTSNGGAIGVVIGDNSNTLYNVAGTASFGAGSSVVVNLQKVGSAAGSYTIVDAGTLVGGSNLGTSIDLPFLFNSSLTSSEANGTVTLDIDRKSAAELGLNASEATAIDAILAAADNDQPIASVFLGVEDSEKLKANLQQLLPEHAGGTFETATRGIRLATRFLADPNLQLADMGRFSVWLQQVGWARTKSIGSTSGYKLSGWGVSGGAELAVGKLGSAGLSLAYHAGRDNRGENDLGSNEFEAGAYWRGGTGPLRGYVRGGVGRVSFDQTRRFVATVDGDVITREADGDWKGTVYSAGAGVTYDARFGRMSARPLLALDHYKLTEKGFAESGGGEAFDLIVDGRSSHETSATATLSLGYELLSLDHRETWMRIELEAGRREIISGELGPTTVRFADGTPFTLVAEKRTSGWLAGLRAIGGSSAMTAAAELNTEQQQGDSALGGRFSIQLPF from the coding sequence GTCAAGCCGACCAGCGGCACGGCCGTCACGATGAACAGCAACAACAGCGTCGAAAACGACGGCGACATCGCCATTCGCGGCGCCAGCGATGCCATCGGCATCCTTGCCAATCCCAATACCAATGGGACCATCACCAACAGCGGCTCGATCGTCATCGACGAAGACTATACGCAAAAAGACGACGACAACGACGGCGACCTGGATGGCCTGTTCGCGCTCGGCAACAACCGCTTCGGCATCCGCGTTTCCGGCCCGCACACCGGCAATGTGATCAACAGCGGCGATATCCTGGTCGAAGGCAATCAATCGGCCGGCATCGCGCTCGACGGACCGCTGACCGGGTCGCTCAACAGCTCCGGCAAGGTCGAGGTCCTGGGCAATGACAGCGTCGGCATCCGCACCGGATCGGTCAGCGGTAACATCGCGATCACCAGCGGCTCGATCTCCGTTCAGGGCGCCAACGCGGTCGGCCTGATGGTCGGCGGCGACGTCGGCGGCGCGCTGACGCTGCAGGGCGCGATCACCTCGACCGGCTATCGTTACCCGCAGGCGCCGACGGATCCTTCGAAGCTGGATGCCGACGATTTGCTTCAGGGCGGCTCGGCAGTGGTTGTCGGCGGCAATGTCGCGGGCGGCATCCTGCTCGACGTCCGTCCGGCCAACACCGATGAAGACGACACCGACGAAGATAATGACGGCATCGCGGACGCGCAGGAAGGCAACGGGTCGCTGACCAGCTATGGCGCCGCGCCGGCGCTGGCGATTGGCTCCGCGACACGGGATATCGCCATCGGCGAGGTTGGATCGACCGGCTACGGCCTGGTCCTCAAGGGCAACGTCAGCGGCATCGGCGTCTACGACGGCGTCAGCGCCACGGCGATCTCGATCGGATCGCCGGGCCACGCGGTGGATATCGCGGGCGGTGCGTCGATCAGCGGGGCAGTGGCGGCCAATGCCGTAAAGGCGGACGCGACCGCAGTGCACGTGCGGTCCGGTGCGACCGTTCCGACGGTCGAAGTCGACGGCCTTGTCCGCGCCAGCACCAGCGGGTCCGACACCGCGACCGCGCAGGCCATCCTGATCGGGGCCGGCGCCGATGTCACGTCGATCCGCAACAAGGGCATCATCGAAGCGGTGGCCGGCGATGGCGGCACCTTCGCGGCGATCGTCGACCGGTCCGGCAGCGTCAGGCAGATCGTCAACAAGGGCTCGATCAGCGCCGGCACCGCGATCGACGTCAGCGCCAATACGACCGGCGTAACGATCCGCCAGTCGGCGGGCGCGACCGGCAAGCCGGCACCGTCGATCACCGGCTCCATCTTGCTGGGCAGCGGCAACGACTTCCTCGACATCCGTACCGGCAAGATCAACGGCACGATCGATTTCGGCGGCGGCAGTGACCGGTTCAATCTCGGCGGCAACTACAGCGGGCACCTGCTCAACTCGGGCGGGACCGCGGTGACGCTTGGGGCAGGCAGCGTGCTCGGCGTGACCAACACGGGCACCGTCAACCTCAACTCGCTGACGTCGAACGGCGGCGCCATCGGCGTGGTTATCGGCGACAACAGCAACACCTTGTACAACGTTGCCGGCACCGCGTCGTTCGGCGCCGGAAGCAGCGTCGTCGTCAACCTGCAAAAGGTCGGCAGCGCGGCCGGCAGCTACACCATTGTCGATGCCGGAACGCTGGTCGGCGGATCGAACCTCGGCACGTCGATCGACTTGCCGTTCCTGTTCAATTCCTCGCTGACCAGTTCGGAAGCAAACGGGACGGTGACGCTCGACATCGACCGCAAGTCGGCGGCCGAGCTTGGCCTCAATGCGTCGGAAGCGACGGCGATCGATGCTATCCTGGCGGCCGCGGACAACGACCAGCCGATCGCGTCGGTGTTCCTGGGCGTGGAAGACAGCGAGAAGCTCAAGGCCAACCTGCAGCAGCTGCTGCCGGAACACGCCGGCGGGACGTTCGAAACGGCGACCCGCGGCATCCGCCTGGCGACGCGTTTCCTGGCCGATCCCAACCTGCAGCTGGCGGACATGGGCCGCTTCAGCGTGTGGCTGCAGCAGGTCGGCTGGGCCCGCACCAAGTCGATCGGCTCGACCTCCGGCTACAAGCTAAGCGGTTGGGGCGTTTCGGGCGGCGCGGAACTGGCCGTCGGCAAGCTCGGCAGCGCCGGCCTGTCGCTGGCTTATCACGCCGGTCGCGACAACCGCGGCGAAAACGACCTGGGCAGCAACGAGTTTGAGGCCGGCGCCTATTGGCGCGGCGGCACGGGCCCATTGCGCGGCTATGTCCGCGGCGGCGTCGGCCGGGTGTCGTTCGACCAGACGCGCAGGTTCGTCGCCACCGTCGACGGGGACGTCATCACGCGCGAAGCCGATGGTGACTGGAAGGGCACCGTCTATTCGGCCGGCGCGGGCGTCACTTACGATGCGCGGTTCGGCCGCATGTCGGCTCGTCCCCTGCTGGCGCTCGACCATTACAAGCTGACCGAAAAAGGCTTCGCGGAAAGCGGCGGCGGCGAGGCGTTCGACCTGATCGTCGATGGCCGCAGCAGCCACGAGACCAGCGCGACCGCGACCTTGTCGCTGGGCTACGAACTGCTGTCGCTCGACCATCGCGAAACCTGGATGCGGATCGAGCTGGAAGCGGGCCGGCGCGAGATCATCTCCGGCGAGCTTGGGCCGACGACGGTGCGTTTCGCCGACGGGACGCCGTTCACGCTGGTCGCCGAGAAGCGCACCAGCGGCTGGCTTGCCGGCCTGCGCGCGATCGGCGGCAGCTCGGCGATGACTGCGGCCGCGGAGTTGAACACCGAGCAGCAGCAGGGCGATTCCGCGCTCGGCGGGCGCTTCTCGATCCAGCTGCCCTTCTGA
- a CDS encoding dihydrofolate reductase family protein, protein MRKIKAAAFVSLDGVMQAPGGPTEDPTGGFDQGGWLFKIWDPGIEPTLGELFSGDYDLLLGRRTYDIFAAYWPYAKGDNKPMSEAFDRANKYVLTRGDQALEWQNSHRLSSIDEVARVKQGDGPDIIIQGSSTIYPELLAKGLIDTLTLMTFPVTLGSGKRLFSDGTPTEKLKVTDHKVTDQGAVITTLVPAGDLPPYPPEGPIPSTSQREADRQQRIADGTW, encoded by the coding sequence ATGCGTAAGATCAAAGCAGCGGCGTTCGTTTCGCTTGATGGGGTCATGCAGGCCCCGGGCGGTCCGACCGAGGACCCGACCGGCGGCTTCGACCAGGGTGGCTGGCTCTTCAAGATCTGGGACCCGGGCATCGAACCCACGCTGGGCGAGCTGTTCTCGGGCGATTATGACCTTCTGCTCGGCCGCCGCACCTACGATATTTTCGCCGCTTACTGGCCATACGCCAAAGGCGACAACAAGCCGATGAGCGAGGCATTCGACCGCGCCAACAAATACGTGCTGACCCGCGGCGACCAGGCGCTGGAATGGCAGAACAGCCACCGGCTTTCGAGCATCGATGAGGTCGCCAGGGTCAAACAGGGAGATGGCCCGGACATCATCATCCAGGGGTCGAGCACGATTTACCCCGAACTGCTTGCAAAGGGCCTGATCGACACGCTCACGTTGATGACCTTCCCGGTCACGCTGGGGTCGGGCAAACGCCTGTTTAGTGACGGCACGCCGACGGAAAAACTGAAGGTGACCGATCACAAGGTTACCGACCAGGGCGCCGTCATCACGACCCTCGTACCCGCCGGCGACTTGCCGCCCTACCCGCCCGAAGGCCCGATTCCGTCCACCAGCCAGCGCGAGGCGGACCGGCAGCAGCGCATCGCGGACGGCACCTGGTGA
- a CDS encoding J domain-containing protein, translating into MHGKVDGAEAECAYPGCRAPGEYKAPILPASFDGPGVYRLLCLDHVREHNAKYNYFTGMSPEEITEAQRPLADWDRPSRRFRHAGADPAPAWADFADPLDAIAARFRTADRGPPQRFTPGERKALSVLGLGDDAELKDVRAKYSKLVRRFHPDRNGGDRSLERELGRVIEAWQTLKTARAFTDAQSRSGAPSGK; encoded by the coding sequence ATGCACGGCAAGGTCGACGGGGCGGAAGCGGAATGCGCCTACCCGGGATGCCGCGCGCCCGGAGAATATAAGGCGCCGATCCTGCCCGCCAGCTTCGACGGGCCGGGCGTCTACCGGCTGCTGTGCCTCGACCATGTCCGCGAACATAACGCCAAGTATAATTACTTCACCGGCATGAGCCCGGAGGAGATCACCGAGGCGCAGCGGCCGCTGGCCGACTGGGACCGACCCAGCCGGCGGTTTCGCCATGCGGGTGCCGACCCAGCCCCGGCGTGGGCCGACTTCGCCGACCCGCTCGATGCGATTGCCGCGCGTTTCCGCACCGCCGACCGTGGCCCGCCGCAGCGCTTCACGCCCGGCGAGCGCAAGGCGCTGAGTGTCCTTGGCCTTGGCGACGACGCGGAGTTGAAGGACGTGCGCGCCAAATATTCTAAGCTGGTCCGCCGCTTCCATCCCGACCGCAACGGCGGCGACAGGAGCCTGGAACGCGAGCTCGGCCGGGTGATCGAGGCGTGGCAGACGTTGAAGACCGCGCGGGCCTTCACCGATGCTCAATCGCGGTCGGGCGCGCCAAGCGGGAAATAG
- a CDS encoding VOC family protein produces the protein MSGGFIWYELITPDPAGSKAFYDSVVGWDIDAQSSVPGDTEYRMIKRSDGGNAGGVLTLTDAMRDHGARPVWLGYLHCDDVDATVAATEAAGGKALMPATDMPGVGRIAMVADAQGAPIYLMTPTPPPGTPADAKSDVFSVDQPQHVRWNELSTSDQDAAIDFYTRTFGWTQEGGMPMGEMGDYKFIQKDGVAIGAVMRKLDAMPVSLWTYYIGVDDIDRAATAVADGGGKVTMGPDEIPGGEYSLIGTDPQGATFALVGPRKS, from the coding sequence GTGAGCGGGGGGTTTATCTGGTACGAGCTGATCACGCCCGACCCGGCAGGTTCGAAGGCCTTCTACGACTCGGTCGTCGGCTGGGACATCGATGCGCAGTCGTCGGTCCCCGGCGACACCGAATATCGCATGATCAAACGGTCGGACGGCGGCAATGCCGGCGGCGTGCTGACGCTGACAGATGCGATGCGCGACCATGGCGCTCGGCCCGTGTGGCTCGGCTATCTCCACTGTGACGACGTCGATGCGACCGTCGCCGCGACCGAGGCCGCCGGCGGCAAGGCGTTGATGCCCGCGACGGACATGCCGGGCGTCGGGCGCATCGCGATGGTCGCCGATGCGCAGGGCGCGCCCATTTACCTGATGACGCCGACCCCGCCTCCGGGCACGCCGGCCGATGCGAAGAGCGATGTCTTTTCCGTCGACCAGCCGCAACACGTCCGCTGGAACGAGCTTTCGACCAGCGACCAGGACGCGGCGATCGACTTCTATACGCGCACCTTCGGCTGGACCCAGGAGGGCGGGATGCCGATGGGCGAGATGGGCGATTACAAGTTCATCCAGAAGGACGGCGTCGCCATCGGTGCGGTAATGCGCAAGCTCGACGCGATGCCGGTGTCCTTGTGGACCTATTACATCGGCGTCGACGACATCGACCGCGCGGCGACCGCGGTTGCCGACGGCGGGGGCAAGGTGACGATGGGCCCGGACGAAATCCCCGGCGGCGAATATTCGCTGATTGGCACGGATCCTCAGGGCGCAACGTTCGCCCTCGTCGGCCCGCGCAAGAGCTGA
- a CDS encoding DUF1428 domain-containing protein yields MTYFEGFVTPVPTANKDAYLAHAREAYDLIREFGVTRMVETWGDDIPEGKHTDFRRAVEAKDGESVLFSWFEYPDKAARDAVNARMMEDPRMEQMSKSMPFDGKRMVYGGFASILDEGEGGGGTYTDGFVLAVPDAKKDEYRALAEKMAKVFREQGALRVVEAASDDVKHGKQTDYYRAVKAEDGEHIVFSFIEWPDKTTRDAAWKTNMESDSAPDEPMPFDGKRMFWGGFEPVFDSKEDKA; encoded by the coding sequence ATGACCTATTTCGAGGGCTTCGTGACGCCAGTCCCGACCGCCAACAAAGATGCGTATCTGGCCCATGCGCGCGAAGCGTACGACCTGATCCGCGAATTTGGCGTGACGCGGATGGTCGAGACGTGGGGCGACGACATCCCCGAGGGCAAGCACACCGATTTCCGCCGCGCGGTCGAGGCCAAGGACGGCGAATCGGTGCTGTTCAGCTGGTTCGAATATCCCGACAAGGCCGCGCGCGATGCGGTCAATGCCCGGATGATGGAAGATCCGCGCATGGAGCAGATGTCCAAGTCGATGCCGTTCGACGGCAAGCGCATGGTCTATGGCGGGTTCGCCAGCATCCTCGACGAGGGCGAGGGCGGCGGCGGGACCTACACGGACGGCTTCGTCCTCGCAGTGCCCGATGCGAAAAAGGACGAGTATCGCGCGCTTGCGGAAAAAATGGCCAAGGTCTTTCGCGAACAGGGCGCGCTGCGCGTGGTCGAAGCGGCGTCGGACGACGTCAAGCACGGCAAGCAGACCGATTATTATCGCGCGGTGAAGGCCGAGGACGGGGAGCATATCGTCTTCTCTTTCATCGAGTGGCCCGACAAGACGACTCGCGATGCGGCGTGGAAGACGAACATGGAAAGCGATTCCGCACCCGACGAACCGATGCCGTTCGACGGCAAGCGCATGTTCTGGGGCGGCTTCGAACCCGTGTTCGACAGCAAGGAGGACAAGGCGTGA
- a CDS encoding VOC family protein, which yields MDADTMIFVNLPVADLDRSIAFYEAIGGTKEPKFSNDKAAMIRLSGTIHVMLLAHDFYQGFTPKPIADAHATSAVLLAISAGSRSAVDAAIDRAAAAGGKPDIGPKQEMGEMMYGRSFEDPDGHHWEVMWMDEAAAEQGADSFESVGA from the coding sequence GTGGACGCCGATACGATGATTTTCGTGAACCTGCCGGTCGCCGACCTCGACCGATCGATCGCCTTCTATGAAGCGATCGGCGGTACGAAGGAGCCCAAATTCTCTAACGATAAGGCGGCGATGATCCGGCTCAGCGGGACCATCCACGTCATGTTGCTGGCGCACGATTTCTATCAGGGTTTCACGCCCAAGCCGATTGCCGACGCCCACGCCACCAGCGCTGTGCTGCTTGCGATCTCGGCCGGCAGTCGGTCTGCCGTGGACGCCGCGATCGACCGGGCCGCTGCCGCGGGCGGCAAGCCCGACATCGGGCCCAAGCAGGAAATGGGCGAGATGATGTACGGCCGCAGCTTCGAAGACCCGGATGGCCACCATTGGGAAGTGATGTGGATGGATGAGGCCGCCGCCGAGCAGGGCGCCGACAGCTTCGAAAGCGTGGGTGCTTAA